The Vibrio agarivorans genome window below encodes:
- a CDS encoding peptide ABC transporter ATP-binding protein, giving the protein MPILDIRHLTIEIETPHGIVRAVDRMSMTLTEGEIRGLVGESGSGKSLVAKAIVGVCKDNWRITADRMRLGDIDLLQLTPKERRRVIARDIAMIFQEPSTCLDPSEDIGRQLIESIPSRMFEGRWWQRFQWRKKQAIALLHKVGIKDHKRVMDSYPYELTDGECQKIMIAMAIATKPKLLIADEPTNDLDPITQSQILRLLSRMNQLQNTTILLIGHDLTTITQWATRITVMYCGQSVESASTKKLTKVPKHPYTVALLKAVPDFSEWVPHKQKLQSLPGSIPPLQHLPIGCRLGPRCPYAQRDCVEMPRTKHLRDHKFACHFPLNLEKKA; this is encoded by the coding sequence ATGCCCATTCTAGATATTCGACACTTAACAATTGAAATTGAAACACCACACGGTATCGTTCGCGCGGTAGACCGTATGAGTATGACCCTTACTGAGGGAGAAATTCGTGGTCTTGTAGGGGAATCTGGCTCTGGAAAAAGCCTAGTAGCCAAAGCCATTGTGGGAGTCTGTAAAGACAACTGGCGTATCACCGCAGACCGAATGCGTCTGGGTGATATAGATTTACTACAGTTGACCCCGAAGGAGCGACGTCGCGTGATTGCACGCGACATTGCCATGATTTTCCAAGAGCCCTCAACCTGTTTAGACCCTTCAGAAGACATCGGAAGGCAGCTGATTGAGTCTATCCCTTCACGCATGTTTGAAGGTCGATGGTGGCAAAGGTTCCAATGGCGTAAAAAACAAGCCATTGCGCTACTCCATAAGGTTGGCATCAAAGATCACAAACGGGTGATGGACAGCTACCCGTATGAGTTGACCGATGGAGAGTGCCAAAAAATCATGATCGCGATGGCGATTGCTACCAAGCCTAAACTGTTGATTGCTGATGAGCCTACTAACGACTTAGACCCGATCACACAGTCACAAATTTTGCGCCTCTTGAGTCGGATGAATCAGCTGCAAAACACGACGATTCTGTTGATTGGTCACGATCTCACCACCATTACTCAATGGGCGACCCGAATTACCGTTATGTATTGTGGGCAGTCGGTCGAATCTGCCAGCACCAAGAAGCTAACTAAAGTACCTAAGCACCCGTATACTGTCGCTCTTCTCAAAGCAGTACCCGATTTTAGTGAATGGGTTCCTCATAAACAGAAACTGCAGTCATTGCCGGGGTCGATTCCACCGCTGCAGCATTTGCCGATTGGCTGCCGTCTCGGCCCTCGTTGCCCGTATGCACAACGTGACTGCGTTGAAATGCCACGAACAAAACACCTTCGTGACCACAAATTTGCCTGTCACTTCCCGCTTAACTTGGAGAAGAAAGCATGA
- the sapC gene encoding putrescine export ABC transporter permease SapC codes for MLSNNVYQEEQIPTQFERFWRSFRSNNLAMFSLWCLGLLTLITLSANWLTPHDPQVQSGYLLLPPSWNAEGTIDYFLGTDDLGRDILSRLIKGSQLTFGAAIIVTVVAAAIGSLIGVLAGMTKGLLSSTLNHLLDTVMSIPSLLLAIIFCAFLGFGEFNILLAIGLALIPRFIRSVYIAVHSEMEKDYIMAARLDGANNIYLLWNSILPNILAVFATEFTFALAAAILDITALGFLGLGAQAPSSEWGAMLGDSVELIYIAPWTVTLPGLTIMFTVIVVNLVGDGVRQALNAGVE; via the coding sequence ATGCTAAGCAATAACGTCTACCAAGAAGAGCAGATCCCAACCCAGTTTGAGCGATTCTGGCGCAGTTTTCGCAGCAACAACCTCGCGATGTTTAGCTTATGGTGTCTTGGGCTTTTGACGCTCATTACTTTGTCAGCAAACTGGTTAACACCGCATGACCCACAAGTACAATCTGGTTACCTATTACTGCCGCCTTCATGGAATGCAGAGGGCACTATCGATTACTTTTTGGGAACCGACGACTTAGGCCGAGATATTCTCTCTCGTCTCATTAAGGGCTCTCAATTGACTTTTGGTGCAGCGATTATCGTTACGGTTGTCGCGGCTGCTATTGGCTCACTCATTGGCGTTCTCGCCGGAATGACCAAAGGTCTACTCTCAAGTACGTTGAACCACTTGCTAGATACCGTAATGTCGATTCCATCGCTACTATTGGCCATCATTTTCTGTGCCTTTTTGGGCTTCGGCGAGTTCAATATTTTGCTAGCGATTGGCTTGGCGCTGATCCCCCGATTTATCCGCTCTGTCTATATTGCTGTTCACAGTGAGATGGAAAAAGACTACATCATGGCGGCGAGACTCGATGGCGCAAACAATATTTACCTCCTGTGGAACTCGATCCTGCCGAATATCCTTGCAGTGTTTGCGACTGAGTTTACATTTGCACTCGCGGCTGCCATTTTGGACATCACTGCCCTTGGTTTCTTAGGTCTTGGCGCTCAAGCCCCTAGCTCTGAGTGGGGTGCAATGCTCGGTGATTCGGTAGAGCTTATCTATATTGCTCCTTGGACCGTCACCCTACCCGGTTTAACCATTATGTTTACTGTTATTGTCGTTAACTTGGTTGGCGATGGTGTTCGCCAAGCGCTTAACGCAGGGGTTGAGTAA
- a CDS encoding ABC transporter permease, translated as MFVYAVRRFNLFVITMMIITMVGFSILRLDPLSPWTQLDFWQGWQTYLGELIHLNFGISKSGVPVIEDLKMVFPATLELCIIAFILALAIGIPLGTLAGMRQGKWQDLSISFTAMAGQSAPVFWVALILIMAFSLNYEMFPVSGRYDLLYEIPNVTGFAIIDAFMMKSEYRTHALQSVLDHLVLPGFVLALSPTMQVIGLMRASVAEVMTKNYIRAARIKGLSAYEIITEHVLRNAIPPIVPKVGVQLSSMLTLAIITETIFNWPGIGRWLLDALGNQDYVAIQAGVIVIATLVLSANILSDLVGAMINPLVRKEWYAKQ; from the coding sequence ATGTTTGTCTACGCTGTTCGTCGCTTTAACTTGTTTGTCATTACTATGATGATTATCACCATGGTGGGCTTTAGTATTCTAAGGCTAGATCCTCTCTCGCCATGGACTCAATTAGATTTCTGGCAAGGATGGCAAACCTATCTTGGTGAACTAATTCACTTGAATTTTGGCATCAGCAAAAGCGGCGTACCCGTGATTGAAGATCTGAAAATGGTCTTTCCTGCCACCCTAGAGCTTTGCATTATTGCGTTTATTTTAGCCCTTGCTATTGGAATCCCTCTCGGGACTCTAGCGGGTATGCGTCAAGGTAAATGGCAAGATCTGTCAATCTCATTCACGGCGATGGCAGGACAATCTGCACCGGTATTTTGGGTGGCCCTGATCTTGATTATGGCTTTCTCTCTAAACTACGAGATGTTTCCCGTCTCTGGCCGCTATGACTTGCTGTATGAAATTCCAAACGTGACTGGTTTTGCCATTATTGATGCCTTTATGATGAAGAGTGAGTATCGTACCCATGCACTGCAGAGTGTGCTTGACCACCTTGTTCTTCCTGGTTTCGTCCTAGCCCTATCCCCTACCATGCAAGTTATTGGTTTGATGCGTGCGTCAGTAGCGGAAGTGATGACCAAAAACTACATCCGGGCTGCGCGTATCAAAGGTTTGTCTGCGTATGAGATCATCACCGAGCACGTGCTGCGTAACGCGATTCCACCTATTGTGCCCAAAGTAGGAGTTCAGCTTTCTAGCATGCTCACGCTCGCCATCATCACCGAAACCATCTTTAACTGGCCAGGGATTGGGCGCTGGTTGCTAGATGCGTTAGGAAATCAAGATTACGTGGCGATACAAGCTGGCGTTATCGTCATTGCAACATTGGTGTTAAGCGCCAATATTCTCTCAGATTTGGTTGGCGCAATGATCAACCCGCTGGTAAGAAAGGAATGGTATGCTAAGCAATAA
- a CDS encoding ABC transporter substrate-binding protein: MKALIRLTLGLLGAATLSGCGEPIKHTKIRQSGFVFCGQGVPQTFNPQLVESGVTAEAISPQIFDTLLVLDPKSHQPTANIAQSWDTNEDRTEYTFHLRSDVEFQTTQWFSPTRPLNAQDVVFSFERIIHSQHPFHYSGGGSYPWFSSINFASLLKTVEALDAHTVKFTLNRPDNAFLSNIATAFAVIHSAEYGNELLLHDEKNKLDSHPVGTGPFYFDEYQVNDLIRLKRHEGYWNGVAKMKQVIFDVSVRGTGTLAKLLRQECDVLSSPISSQLPVIKEQDDLVLNTKPAMNVSFISIHTLHPALSDARVRKALSLAINRQNILESVYYGTGTQAYTLLPPSSWAYQPDATQVRYDRNYALGLLREAGHDRGLVLSMAVPLEPKAYNPSPRKTAELIQSNFADIGVTLQLVPEERLNRTDTERNSRFDLVLAGWVGDTGDPDNFLRPLLSCDAKPSGLNLSSWCNTDFDFLIDLALEVDKPRYRTNLYNQIQNLLNEEVPVIPIAHGMHFQAHHESLKGFKMSPFNVQPLNDVERAQ, encoded by the coding sequence ATGAAAGCACTGATTCGCTTGACATTAGGCCTATTAGGGGCCGCGACTCTCTCTGGTTGTGGAGAGCCGATAAAACACACCAAAATCCGCCAAAGCGGGTTTGTTTTTTGTGGTCAGGGTGTGCCGCAAACGTTCAACCCACAACTGGTGGAAAGTGGTGTAACCGCTGAAGCGATCAGTCCGCAAATTTTTGATACGTTATTAGTGCTCGATCCTAAGAGCCACCAGCCTACGGCAAATATTGCCCAGAGTTGGGATACGAATGAAGATCGCACAGAATACACTTTCCATTTACGATCTGATGTTGAGTTCCAAACCACACAATGGTTTTCTCCAACACGCCCTCTTAATGCGCAAGATGTCGTCTTTTCGTTTGAGCGTATAATTCACTCTCAACACCCGTTTCATTATAGCGGGGGTGGCAGCTATCCTTGGTTTAGCAGCATCAACTTTGCCAGCCTTTTAAAAACCGTCGAAGCGTTAGATGCACATACAGTGAAATTCACACTCAATCGCCCTGACAATGCTTTTTTGTCGAATATTGCAACGGCATTTGCGGTTATCCACTCCGCTGAGTACGGCAACGAGCTCTTGTTGCATGATGAAAAAAACAAGCTAGATTCGCACCCAGTCGGAACAGGTCCTTTCTATTTTGACGAATATCAGGTCAATGACTTAATTCGGTTGAAACGTCATGAAGGCTACTGGAATGGCGTAGCCAAAATGAAACAAGTGATTTTTGACGTATCGGTACGTGGAACAGGCACGCTCGCCAAGCTTCTTCGTCAAGAGTGCGATGTGTTGAGTTCGCCTATATCAAGCCAGCTTCCGGTTATTAAAGAGCAAGATGATTTGGTGCTTAACACCAAACCTGCGATGAATGTGTCGTTTATATCCATTCACACCTTGCACCCTGCATTGAGTGACGCTCGCGTTCGTAAAGCACTCAGCCTTGCCATCAATCGCCAAAACATTTTGGAGTCTGTTTATTACGGCACGGGAACCCAGGCATACACCTTGTTGCCCCCCTCCTCTTGGGCTTATCAGCCAGATGCTACGCAGGTTCGCTACGACCGTAATTATGCCCTTGGTCTCTTGCGTGAGGCAGGTCATGACCGAGGCCTTGTGCTCTCAATGGCGGTGCCACTCGAACCTAAAGCCTACAACCCAAGCCCCCGCAAAACTGCAGAGCTGATCCAATCAAACTTTGCCGATATTGGTGTGACACTCCAGTTGGTTCCAGAAGAGCGCCTTAACCGAACGGATACTGAGCGAAACAGTCGCTTTGACCTTGTTCTCGCAGGCTGGGTGGGAGATACCGGCGATCCTGATAACTTCTTGCGTCCGTTACTCTCTTGTGATGCAAAACCGTCTGGTTTAAACCTGTCGTCTTGGTGTAATACTGACTTTGACTTCCTGATTGATCTCGCTTTAGAAGTGGATAAACCCCGCTATCGCACCAATCTATACAATCAAATTCAGAACTTACTCAATGAAGAAGTACCTGTTATCCCAATCGCCCATGGTATGCATTTTCAAGCGCACCATGAGTCATTAAAAGGATTTAAAATGAGTCCATTCAATGTTCAACCATTGAACGATGTGGAGCGTGCTCAATAA
- the pspF gene encoding phage shock protein operon transcriptional activator, whose product MLPNIRGSSSEILSVLDKVSNIAKIDRPVLILGERGTGKELVAQRLHYLSQRWDQPLVSMNCSALSEGLVDSELFGHESGAFTGANKRHQGRFERAEGGSLFLDELGTMPLNVQEKLLRVIEYGQYERVGGSSMINTDVRLICATNVDLLEASKTGQFRADLLDRLAFDVIHLPPLRYRKDDILELAEHFAFSMCRELGLSHFEGFSHIAVNQLLDHHWPGNVRELKNVVERAVYQHGSHNAPIQHITLNPFVSPWSTLSSKAVDTKSPDVDDIKTQERTLTSPSCDDVDIPDDLKQWLKDQECHWLQMALAKSQFNQRQAAKLLGLSYDQIRGLVRKHQITNVS is encoded by the coding sequence ATGCTCCCTAATATTCGTGGTAGTTCCAGCGAGATTTTGTCTGTTCTCGATAAAGTGTCTAACATCGCCAAAATTGACCGGCCTGTGCTCATTTTGGGAGAGAGAGGAACGGGTAAAGAGCTGGTAGCTCAGCGCCTCCATTATCTTTCTCAGCGTTGGGATCAACCTCTTGTCTCGATGAACTGTTCGGCGTTATCTGAAGGGCTTGTGGACTCTGAACTCTTTGGTCACGAATCTGGGGCGTTTACTGGTGCCAACAAACGCCATCAAGGTCGGTTTGAACGTGCAGAGGGGGGAAGTCTGTTTCTTGATGAGCTTGGAACCATGCCGCTGAATGTGCAAGAAAAGCTGCTACGTGTTATTGAATACGGTCAATACGAGCGTGTTGGCGGCTCATCAATGATCAACACCGATGTTAGGCTAATTTGTGCCACGAATGTTGATTTGCTTGAGGCGAGTAAGACTGGTCAATTTCGTGCTGATCTGCTCGACCGACTGGCTTTTGATGTGATTCACCTGCCCCCACTCCGTTATCGAAAAGACGATATTCTTGAGCTTGCGGAACACTTTGCGTTCAGTATGTGTCGTGAGTTAGGCCTATCACACTTTGAAGGGTTCAGTCACATCGCCGTTAATCAACTACTCGATCACCACTGGCCAGGTAATGTGCGCGAACTGAAAAACGTGGTAGAGCGTGCGGTGTATCAGCACGGCAGTCACAATGCTCCCATTCAACACATCACTCTTAACCCTTTTGTTAGCCCGTGGTCAACGCTCTCTAGTAAAGCCGTTGATACGAAAAGCCCTGATGTAGATGACATAAAAACGCAAGAGCGTACACTAACCTCCCCCTCCTGCGATGATGTGGATATTCCAGATGACTTAAAGCAATGGCTTAAAGACCAAGAGTGTCACTGGTTGCAAATGGCTTTAGCGAAATCTCAATTTAATCAACGACAAGCAGCAAAACTGTTGGGGTTAAGCTATGATCAAATACGTGGTTTGGTGAGGAAACATCAAATTACGAACGTTTCTTAA
- the pspA gene encoding phage shock protein PspA, which translates to MGIFSRFADIINSNVGALLDKAEDPEKMIRLIIQEMEDTLVEVRSNLVKAIADKKELSRRIEYIEEQVEDWQNKATLALTKQREDLARAALMEKQKVSDIHKTLLDEQLLVNENIDKLKIEIDKLESKITETRAKQQALMIRAKTAVNRKDVNQQLNSRKTRETMAKFEQFSRRIDELEAEADIHLDSQSSRNLEQEFMELQVEDEIENELQKLKQQLSEKESK; encoded by the coding sequence ATGGGTATTTTTTCACGTTTCGCAGACATCATTAACTCTAACGTCGGTGCACTGCTCGATAAAGCCGAAGATCCAGAAAAGATGATTCGCCTTATCATTCAAGAGATGGAAGATACGTTGGTTGAAGTTCGCAGCAATCTAGTTAAGGCGATTGCAGACAAAAAAGAGCTCAGCCGAAGAATTGAATATATCGAAGAGCAAGTGGAAGATTGGCAGAACAAGGCGACGTTAGCACTGACCAAGCAGCGTGAAGATCTTGCACGAGCTGCGCTGATGGAGAAGCAGAAAGTCAGTGATATTCATAAAACTTTGCTCGATGAACAGTTGTTAGTTAACGAAAATATCGACAAACTCAAAATAGAAATCGATAAGCTAGAAAGTAAAATTACCGAGACAAGAGCCAAGCAGCAAGCGCTGATGATTCGTGCCAAAACAGCGGTAAATCGCAAGGATGTTAATCAGCAGCTTAACTCTCGCAAAACACGCGAAACCATGGCGAAGTTCGAGCAGTTTTCGCGTCGTATTGATGAGCTTGAAGCAGAGGCGGACATTCATCTAGACAGCCAATCTTCTCGCAACTTAGAGCAAGAGTTCATGGAGCTTCAAGTAGAAGACGAGATTGAGAACGAACTGCAAAAGCTAAAACAGCAACTGAGTGAGAAGGAGTCGAAATAA
- the pspB gene encoding envelope stress response membrane protein PspB: MSSFLISAPLIIFLIFVAPLWLFLHYRSKKHTATGLSSQDLDKLEQLSQRADKLKQRVSHLESVLDSETPDWRRRYDA; the protein is encoded by the coding sequence ATGAGTTCATTTTTGATTTCAGCACCACTGATCATTTTCCTGATTTTTGTGGCCCCGCTATGGCTATTTCTTCACTATCGAAGCAAAAAGCACACGGCAACGGGGCTATCGAGTCAAGATCTAGACAAGCTTGAACAGCTCTCGCAGCGTGCCGATAAGCTCAAGCAAAGAGTGTCTCACCTAGAGAGCGTTTTAGATAGTGAAACACCTGATTGGAGGCGAAGATATGATGCGTAA
- the pspC gene encoding envelope stress response membrane protein PspC, producing MMRKELYRDPINGKLTGVCAGLANYFNIEVWLVRIIAITLALLGGAFLVVVAYVAMTLMIEKQPKGYQSQWEEKKDHTLKSKVWQQGRAPADLLATVSRDLDEIESRTQNIESYVTSERFKFDREFSKL from the coding sequence ATGATGCGTAAAGAGTTATACCGCGATCCAATTAATGGCAAATTGACCGGTGTTTGTGCCGGTCTAGCCAACTACTTCAATATCGAGGTGTGGTTAGTCAGAATCATCGCCATTACTTTAGCGTTGCTAGGCGGCGCATTTTTAGTGGTGGTAGCCTATGTAGCCATGACTTTGATGATAGAGAAACAACCAAAGGGCTATCAGTCTCAATGGGAAGAGAAAAAAGATCACACCTTAAAAAGTAAAGTGTGGCAGCAAGGAAGAGCACCGGCAGATTTACTTGCGACCGTATCGCGAGATCTCGATGAAATAGAATCGAGAACACAAAATATAGAAAGTTATGTGACCTCAGAGCGCTTTAAGTTTGATAGAGAATTTTCGAAACTATAA
- a CDS encoding efflux RND transporter periplasmic adaptor subunit, protein MFKKSLVFIAFSAAIAGCGKELPPVPEPESRPVKMTTVSVGNSRFERSFPAVSEAGDRAVLAFRVPGLLMSIDALSGQLVNKGDVLARLNPDEYTLLAQQAQANFNLANVQFKRAERLRKDRVVSEQDYDEAKANLNVARASLNQAKANVRYTQLVAPYDGTISIIPADNHEYVAAQQGVMNIQTNQLLKIVFQLPDHLLSRYSQAIQVQASMQFDAFPERSFPLTFQEIDTEADPTTASYKVTMIMDRPSDIGVLPGMVGSVNLVAPKSNASRIPLTSIQDVDGGNYVWRVNDEGIVKRIPVELNQQRQVVSGLNDGDQIVVSGVASLQDGIKVRPWVKERGL, encoded by the coding sequence ATGTTTAAGAAGTCACTTGTTTTTATAGCCTTTTCTGCTGCGATAGCAGGATGTGGTAAAGAACTCCCTCCGGTACCTGAACCGGAGTCACGACCGGTCAAGATGACCACAGTATCAGTAGGCAATAGCCGGTTTGAGCGAAGCTTTCCAGCGGTATCCGAAGCGGGTGATCGTGCAGTGCTAGCGTTTCGTGTTCCTGGTTTGCTGATGAGCATTGATGCTTTGTCAGGGCAGTTGGTTAATAAAGGGGATGTGCTTGCGCGCCTTAACCCTGATGAATACACCTTATTAGCGCAGCAGGCACAAGCAAACTTCAACCTAGCTAATGTTCAGTTCAAGCGAGCAGAGCGGCTACGAAAAGACCGAGTGGTCTCTGAGCAAGATTACGATGAGGCAAAGGCCAATCTTAATGTCGCACGCGCTAGCTTAAATCAAGCCAAAGCCAATGTGAGATATACCCAGTTAGTTGCGCCTTATGACGGAACAATCTCTATCATCCCGGCTGACAATCACGAATACGTTGCTGCCCAGCAGGGGGTGATGAACATTCAAACCAACCAACTATTGAAAATCGTTTTCCAGTTACCGGATCATCTTCTTAGTCGTTATAGCCAAGCGATACAAGTCCAGGCGAGCATGCAGTTTGATGCCTTTCCTGAGAGAAGCTTTCCGCTAACATTCCAGGAAATTGATACTGAAGCCGACCCAACCACTGCGTCATATAAAGTGACCATGATAATGGATCGTCCTAGTGATATTGGGGTTTTACCAGGGATGGTGGGTAGCGTTAATTTAGTCGCGCCGAAATCAAACGCGAGTCGCATTCCTCTTACCTCTATTCAGGATGTTGATGGAGGTAACTATGTATGGCGGGTAAATGACGAGGGGATCGTGAAGCGGATTCCAGTCGAGTTAAACCAACAAAGGCAGGTGGTTTCAGGATTGAACGATGGGGATCAGATTGTGGTCTCTGGAGTGGCAAGTTTACAAGATGGCATAAAAGTACGTCCGTGGGTGAAGGAGCGAGGTCTGTAA
- a CDS encoding efflux RND transporter periplasmic adaptor subunit — translation MKSNILVPILLSTMMVGCERPTVEPEVFVPSVKVVLVGENDEVDKLYFPAIANAAERSHLSFRVSGEISRLIVKEGDKVSKGDLIAVLDPTDYQIDVDNAKARYSVINSQVRRSKPLVTKGLLAQSQFDEIAAERQIAKAELDLAELRLSFTQLRSPMDGIVSRVVVDQFENIQVGQNIVNVHSIDDIEVVIQLPDQLYQKQPTNQVLDQIGAQVKVPSGNEYPARIKEFTTQPDPDTGTFSVTLSLPVPEDDLILDGMAVEVTSDAKGAGLSLNAGVKVPIETIFNEDGDTLDRGNKFVWVYNADNTVSKRQVVVGSASINHLQILGGLEEGEKIVSSGLSRLRDGMTVNLIESSAAQEAGNE, via the coding sequence ATGAAAAGTAATATCCTAGTTCCGATTCTGTTGAGTACCATGATGGTCGGTTGTGAGCGTCCCACAGTAGAGCCTGAGGTTTTTGTACCGAGTGTAAAAGTGGTTTTAGTTGGGGAAAACGATGAAGTCGATAAGCTCTATTTCCCCGCCATAGCCAATGCAGCCGAGCGTTCTCACCTGAGTTTTCGGGTGTCTGGCGAGATCAGCCGCTTAATCGTTAAAGAGGGGGATAAGGTATCGAAAGGTGACTTAATTGCCGTATTAGACCCGACTGATTATCAGATTGATGTAGACAATGCGAAAGCAAGATACTCTGTTATCAATAGTCAAGTACGCCGTTCAAAGCCTCTTGTAACAAAAGGCCTCCTTGCTCAGTCACAATTTGATGAGATTGCCGCAGAGCGCCAAATTGCCAAAGCGGAGCTAGATCTAGCCGAACTGAGACTGTCATTTACTCAGCTACGCTCTCCCATGGATGGCATTGTTTCGCGTGTCGTTGTAGACCAATTTGAGAATATTCAAGTAGGGCAAAATATCGTCAATGTACACAGCATTGATGATATCGAGGTGGTTATTCAGCTACCTGATCAGCTCTACCAGAAACAGCCCACTAATCAGGTGCTTGATCAGATCGGGGCTCAAGTCAAAGTGCCAAGTGGCAACGAATATCCCGCTCGAATCAAAGAGTTTACCACTCAACCAGACCCAGATACGGGGACTTTTTCAGTGACACTGTCACTTCCCGTTCCCGAAGATGACCTGATTTTAGATGGTATGGCGGTAGAGGTAACGTCCGATGCGAAGGGCGCAGGCTTAAGCCTCAATGCTGGAGTTAAAGTGCCTATCGAAACTATCTTTAATGAAGATGGAGATACGTTGGATAGAGGCAATAAATTCGTTTGGGTTTACAACGCAGATAATACCGTGAGCAAGCGTCAGGTTGTGGTAGGAAGTGCTTCTATCAATCACCTTCAAATATTGGGTGGACTAGAAGAAGGTGAAAAGATAGTCAGTTCAGGGCTTTCTCGTCTACGAGATGGAATGACAGTGAATTTGATTGAAAGCTCAGCAGCGCAGGAGGCGGGTAATGAGTAG